DNA sequence from the bacterium genome:
CGCCCGAGGCTCGTCATGCCGAACACGACGGCGGCGAGGGTCACCATCCACACGGTCACGGGATGGGAAACGGCGTAGCGGATCACTTTCATGACGGCTCTCCGGGTTCCGGGAAGGCGGCCGGCGCGGGGCCGGCCGCCATGAAGATGCGCTGGGCTAGCGGTCGCGGTCGGCGAGGGCGGTGACGGTCTCGGGCTTGGCGGCGGGATCGCGCGCCACGTCCTCCTCGGCGCCCACGTACCCGACGGCTTCGCCGTTGAGGGCCTTGATGGGCGTCCCCGTGCGCAGGCCGCCCTGCCCCATGGTGACCACGAAGTCGCCCTCGAAGAGCCCTTCGAGCACCTCGACATGCGATTCGTCGTACAGGCCTGTCTCGATCTCGACCTTGCGGACGGTGTCGGCCTCGGCCACGAAGACGTTGCGCAGGGCGCCCTCCTCGACCAGGGCGGTCTTGGGAATGGCCAGGGCGTCGTGGTGCTGGTCGGTGGTGATGCGCACCTTGACGAAACCGCCCACGCGGGCCGCCTCGCCGGCGGCATCGCCCTCGAGCAGGAGGGTCAGGCGCACGGTGCTGGTGGCCGGATCGACCACGGGCGAGACCCGCTCGACCGACGCCTCGAGCTCCACGTCGGCGGCCTCGGGAGCCACGAGCACGCGCTGCCCGGGCGCGACCTTGCGGGCGACGGCCTCGGGCAGGTGCACCCGCACCCGCAGCGGGCTGAAATCGCCCACGGTGAAGGCGGGCGCGGCCAGGGCCAGCTGCTGGCCCGGCACGATGTGCCGTTCGGTCACGCGGCCGGCGAACGAGGCCCGCACGCGGGTGTCCTCCAGGGCGATCTCGGCCAGGTCGCGCTCGGCCTTGGCCATGCGCCAGGCCGACTCCTGGTCGTCGAATTCCTGCTGGGAGATGAGCTGCTCCTCGAGCATGCGGGCGCTGCGGTCGCGCTGGCGTTTCTTGTCGGCGACGGTCAGGTCGGCCTTCTCGAGCTGGATCCGCTCGCGGTCGTTCTCCAGCTCGGCCAGGATCTGGCCCTCGCTCACCCAGTCGCCCTCTTCCACGTTCACCGCGCGCACGCGCCCGGCGGTGCGGCCCACGAGCGCGACCAGACGGTCGGCCTCGATGACCGACGCGGCCCGGTAGTACGCCGCGATGCTGCGCCCCTCGACCAGCGCCAGTTCCACGGGCACGGGCTTGACCTCGGGCTTGCCGTCCTCGTTGCCGTCGGTGGGGTCGCCGGCGACGTCGGCGCCGGTGGTGTCGGCCAGGGCGGCGGCCGGGCCCGGGGCCCCGGGCAGCATGCCCTTGAAATAGAGGGCGCCGCCGACGCCCCCCAGCACCAGCAGCACACCCAGGCTCACGATCAGGAACTTCCCTCTGCTCATTGCGGCCCTCCCGGGGCTATTTCGATTCACGGTGGCGCGTGTCGGAGTCGGTCGGGTGGCGGGGGCGCCCTCGGCGAGACCGCCGCCGCCAGGGAAGACGCACGAAGGGACGGCAGGGTTGCATGGGATCGCGGACCGGTTGCCTCCGGCATCGCGATCCCGTAGACTTCTGCAGGGCAACCGTGCCCGCTCCGACACGCATCAGGGGGGATTCCATGCGTCTGTTCGCCCGTTCCGTTTCGCTTCTCGCCATGCTGCTGGTCCCCGTCCTGGCCGGCGCCGCCAAGTCGCCCGCGGCCGCCAGCGCCCCCCGCGCGCCGGAGTTCGCGGCCGCGCAGGCGGCGATCGCGTCCACCGCCGCCGACACCCTGCTGCTCTACGGCGGCCCCGCCAGCGGCGACGGCAAGTTCCAGGACGATCTCGACCCGTCCCTGCCCGACGACGAGGGCTGGATGACCCTCGCCGACTTCGAGGGCCCCCTGTTCCACGTCGACACTTTCAACGCCGAGCTCCTGGACCCCGGCTTCAGCCCCAACCACGCCATGTGGTGCGGCGCCTACTTCCGGCCCTGCACCGGCGAGCCCGACGCGCCCCAGCCCGGCTACGGCCTCGGGCAGGCGGAGTACCTCACCTGGAGCGGGCCGGTCGCCTCCCCCGGCGACTCGGTCCTGGTCAACGTCACGGCGATCATGAACTACGAGATGGAGCCGGGTTACGACTACATCTACTTCGAGGCCCTCGAGGACGGCGTCTGGGTCCGCATCGCCGACTGGACCGATTCGAACCGGACCTTCTACGGCGGCGGCGTCTTCGTGCCCGAGGGGGTCGACCTGAGCTTCATGCTCGGACCGGATTCGTACGTCGACGGCGACCACGTGCACCTGCGCTGGTATTTCCGCTCGGACCTGGCTTTCAGCGACGAGGACTGCGCCTACCCCACCGACGGCGCGGTGCAGATCGACAATATCGCGGTCCGCTTCGACCAGGGCGCCGGCCCGGTGCTCCAGACCAGCGATGACTTCGAACCGGGCAGTCCCGTGTCGTGGGAGCCCCACAAGGCCCAGGAGTGCTCCGACGCCGCCATCGAACCGCTGCTCGAGGGCCCCGGCCACGTGCCGGCCAGCAACACCACCCCGCAACTCGCCTTCCTGGCCGACGGCACCGGCTGCAGTCCCGTGCCGCTCGCCGACGGCGGGGACAGCTACGGGCCCGGCGGGCTGATCGTCGACTGCGAGGACCTGCAGGATCTGCTGTACTACCATTCCGAACGCGACTGGGTGTCGCCGGTCATTCCCCTGCCGGACATGACCGACTACGACGCCGTCCTCATCGAACTGGACGCCTATCTGCGCGCGGGCAACGACGAGGGCCCCTACCTCCGCGTCGCCTACCGGCTGACCAGCGACGGGCTCACCTGGAACGTCCCGCGCAACACCGCGTACGCGAGCTTTCCCTCGACCGACCGGCGCCGGATCCGGTTCCTCATCGACCACGTCTACACGAACCACGTCAGCGACGCGGTGGGCATCCAGGTGATGCTCGGCGCAGCACGCTACCGCGGCTACAACGAAGGCTGCTGGGACGGCGTGGCCGCCCCCTGGGTCGACAACGTCGCCGTCAAGGCCATGCGGCACACCGCTCCGGTCATCGCCGCGGCGCCCGGCTTCGAGGACGCCGTGGCTTCGTCCGGCGCGGGACTGCCGTCGGTCGTGACCACGCACTTCCACGTCGCCGCCCCCCGACGCGGCGCCTCGCTGGCCGGGGCAGCGGAGATCCACTGGATCCTCGAACCCAACCCCGCCAACGACGCCCTTCGCACCAGCGCGCCGCCCAACCCCCTCGTCGGGGTCGACGTGGGTGGCACCCCCGGCAGCACCGCAAGCTACATCGCGCGGAATTTCCGCTTCGCCCTGCCGACCGCCGGCTTCCTCTTCCCCGGCGACCGGCTGCGCTACTTCGTCCGGGCCGTCGACGACGTCGCCGGCGACCTGGGCACCGCCCTGATGCCCGCCGACACCACCGGCTTCAGCGACTTCACGACCGACACCTACCCCGAGGACTTCCGTTGGCGCGTGCTGCCCTCGACGCTGCCGGCCGCCCCGGATTCCCAGCCGACGATCCTGGTCTGGGACGGATCGGAAGACCCGGACGAGCGCGCGGCGTTTCTCGCCGCCCTGGCTGAGCTCGGCCTCGAGCCCGACCGGGACTTCGACTACATGGCGACCAGGCCGGAGAGCAACCCG
Encoded proteins:
- a CDS encoding efflux RND transporter periplasmic adaptor subunit is translated as MSRGKFLIVSLGVLLVLGGVGGALYFKGMLPGAPGPAAALADTTGADVAGDPTDGNEDGKPEVKPVPVELALVEGRSIAAYYRAASVIEADRLVALVGRTAGRVRAVNVEEGDWVSEGQILAELENDRERIQLEKADLTVADKKRQRDRSARMLEEQLISQQEFDDQESAWRMAKAERDLAEIALEDTRVRASFAGRVTERHIVPGQQLALAAPAFTVGDFSPLRVRVHLPEAVARKVAPGQRVLVAPEAADVELEASVERVSPVVDPATSTVRLTLLLEGDAAGEAARVGGFVKVRITTDQHHDALAIPKTALVEEGALRNVFVAEADTVRKVEIETGLYDESHVEVLEGLFEGDFVVTMGQGGLRTGTPIKALNGEAVGYVGAEEDVARDPAAKPETVTALADRDR